DNA sequence from the Coregonus clupeaformis isolate EN_2021a chromosome 30, ASM2061545v1, whole genome shotgun sequence genome:
gctacaagaccatggtgcttgcctacggagctgtgaggggaacggcacctccgtaccttcaggctctgatcagtccctacacccaaatgagggcattgcgttcatccacctctggcctgctggcccccctacctctgcggaagcacagttcccgctcagcccagtcaaaactgttcgctgctctggcaccccaatggtggaacaagctccctcacgacgccaggacagcggagtcactcaccaccttccggagacacttgaaaccccacctctttaaggaatacctgggataggataaagtaatccttctacccccccttaccccaccccaaagaaaaaaagaaaaaaacatattgtaaagtggttatcccactggctataaggtgaatgcaccaatttgtaagtcgctctggataagagcgtctgctaaatgacgtaaatgtaaatgtcttcaatagctgtgcgatgttgctggatattggcgggaactggaacacgctgtcgtacacatcaatccagagcatcccaaacatgctcaatgggtgacatgtctggtgagtatgcaggccatggaagaactgggacattttcaggttccaagaattgtgtacagatccttgcgacatgggactgtgcattatcatgctgaaacatgaggtgatcgCGGCAGATGAATTGCACGacagtgggcctcaggatctcttcacggtatctctgtgcattcaaattgcaattgtgttcattgtccgtagcttatgcctgcccataccataaccccaccgccaccatggggcactctgttcacaacgttgacatcagcaaaccgctcgcccacacgacgccatatactctgtctgccatctgcctggtacagttgaaaccagggttcatctgtgaagagcacacttctccagtctGCCAGTGGCCattcgaaggtgagcattttcccactgaactgcagtcaggagTCAGACTCTGGTGAGGatgatgagcacgcagatgagcttcccagaGATGGttcctgacagtttgtgcagaaattcttcagttgtacaaacccacagtttcatcagctgtccgggtggctggtctcagacgatcccgcaggttaaaaagctggatgtggaggtcctgggctggcgttgttacacgtggtctgcctccaaattctctaaaacgacgttggcggtggcttatggtagagaaatgaacattaaattatctggaaacagctctggtggacattcctgcagtcagcatgccaattgcacgctccctcaaaacttgagacatctgtggcattgtgttgtgtgacaactgcacattttagtgtccttttattgtccccagcaaaagTTGCACCTGTGGagtgatcatgccgtttaatcagcttcttgatatgccacacctgtcaggtggatggattatcttggcaaaggagaaatgctcactaacagggatgtaaacacatttctggaCAAAAATGTACTGGGTACTTTTATTTCAGCacgtgggaccaacactttacatgttacgtgTATAATTCGATTCAATTGCAACAATATGATTGAATGAAAGCGTGTTGGATTTTGCATATAGAGATTATTTCCTCTCTCCTTATGGTAGGAATATAAATGGACCAGGCACCCCAAGGCCACTGAACAGACCAAAGCTATTGCTATCCACCTCTCTGGCTACAAACGGTCTCCCTGACAGCACAGACGATAAGGAACCACTCACAGAACAAGAGGAGGAGCATGTTGTCAGGTAACTAGCATTGTGTGAAAGCCAGGTGACTGTCAGCAGAACACACTGTAAATGTTACATAAGACCTAGAGCAACTGGTTATCTGATGTTTTGACGCTTTCTTTAGTGATTCCTCGGTATCGGAAAGTGATGCCACAAAAACCAGTCTGATGAAGACCAAGCATCCAGAAGAGGATGCAACGGAGGCAGAGATCCATTCAGTCAAGAGGCTGAAGTTTGAGAAAGACATGGATGAAGATGAGATGTCTGGTCCTGCACCTGCCCAAAGCTCAGCAGACATGCCAGAATCGTCAACGGACATTGTTGAGGAAGAAAAAGACAAGTCTGCTGATATGCTCACCACAGACGATCATGGTACTTTTTTTGAACAATGGGGCATTTTTAAATTACACTATATGGCtgtatttacacaggcagcccaattctgatcttcttTCCACTAATTAGTCTTTTGGCCAATCAAATctttcacatcagatattttccggagctgatctgattggtcaaaagaccgaTTTAGTGGAAAGTAATATCAGAATTGGGatgcctgtctaaacacagcctAAGATTGTGAAAGGGAAAGTTTGACATGGGTCCAATAATAACATTGCTAAAATGGATTAATTGATTTATGGAAGGCTGTAATGGTATTCTTGCCTTCTGTCCTCCAGAGCCCTCCAGCACTCAGACAGAAGAGCCCTTTGATGAGGAAGAGACGGCggagacatcagagagagaggCCGAGTCTGGCCCTACTAACAGTCTAAAAAGTGACAGCACCATGGACCAGTCAGAGGAGCAGCTTGATCAGTCAGGGAAAGATTTAAGTttagaggaacagggggaagggGATTGCAGCGACCCagtcagtagcagtagcagcaatgGGGAGGGAGCACCCAGTGAAGAGCCTGTCCCATCTGCCTCTCCCAGCAGTAAAGCTGAGTCGTTGGCAGAGGGCGCTGCAGCAGAAAACAGTTCAGAAAGCCCAGAGACTGCAGATGAGCCCATGGAACAGGACTAACCTGAGGGCCACCCAACATTATTTTACACTGTATGATACTGTAACTGTTCCACACCCAGGAGATCTCTACCACTGTGGACTTGTAGTCTCCCAGGACAGGGGGGCTTTTTGTGAGGCCTCAGGATTTTCACCCTCGGGTCTCTTCACGCCTTATGACCCACCCACCTCCTGACAGCCACGCATCAGTCCGATTTTAAAAACGTTATTTAAAGTTCCCCTTCAGCTAGGTTTTTTTCAAGCCTGTGGCATTCATTTACACATTAAATGCCTTTATCACCCTGATTTTTTCTTTTCTTCTCCTGTATCACTGTCATTTTAATATGTACTGCTATTTTAGACGCCAATTCCAAAGCTGCTTGGTTAACATTGTGATGTAGAAGGATCAGTCATTATTCAGTGTTTGTTGTGGTCTTCATCTGTGGTAAATATTTCATGTTGGCCGGCCCAGTTAGGTTCTCTGGATCTGTGGGATGCCTTGGGTTTTCCCTGGGTAAAGTGACCGTTTACAGCTATGTTTTGTTTTTGGTGTGGTATTTTTCCTCACTTTGAAATGTAAAGTATAGAGAACTGGCCATGACATCTGTACCATAAACCCACTGGAAGCCCTGCAAGTTTGCTAGTCTTGCAAAGTAAACATACAGAAACCATGGATTGCAACCGATCCTCCTCATGTTCTATGATTGAACAATACAGATATAGCTGTGAACCAAATGCTttaaactgtccagtgaaaatctcactttgaAAAGCTCATCTGTTAACTTGTCCTGTTGTATTTGTAGCCAAAGCAGAAATTAAGAGAAATACTTCAAAACTCAACCTCAAACCTCAGACTGTTACAAAACTGCTTGCCATTTCTTTTTTGGCTGAGATGGTATTTTTCTGTCAGATTTAAATGAATGGTCCAGAACTTTTGTATAattgttttgaaagtggtgcgcATGAGCCAAAACGGGTCCTTGTTTTTTGTGTGCAgcgtcatccatttcgtatgatatgctaCGTCCTGCTTTACATTTTTgtattcatatgatatgttactaaTCCAAATGTTACtaatttgttgtgcttaagatcccggaCTGCATCTTCAATCAAAAGATGTGAAAACATGGCATTTAATTCTCAATCTTTTTAATTGAATGGCATCTTTCTTAAACTTCAGACATCCATATCAACTAAATTAAACTTTAAATCACAAAATGATCGGTACTGCTGTCACATGGTATAACAAG
Encoded proteins:
- the LOC121545628 gene encoding serine/threonine-protein phosphatase 4 regulatory subunit 2-A-like isoform X2 yields the protein MLLLLAKEASGRFFLFPVAVVGGIGCHRLVDVTTMEIDTLLEAFTDFEKKGKKDACPALDQLLSHVAKTGETMISWSQFKSYFLFKLEKVMDDFRTSTPDQRGPANPNVEYIPFEEMKERILKIVDGYNGIPFTIQRLCELLTEPKRNYTGTDKFLRGVEKNVMVVSCVYPTSENINGPGTPRPLNRPKLLLSTSLATNGLPDSTDDKEPLTEQEEEHVVSDSSVSESDATKTSLMKTKHPEEDATEAEIHSVKRLKFEKDMDEDEMSGPAPAQSSADMPESSTDIVEEEKDKSADMLTTDDHEPSSTQTEEPFDEEETAETSEREAESGPTNSLKSDSTMDQSEEQLDQSGKDLSLEEQGEGDCSDPVSSSSSNGEGAPSEEPVPSASPSSKAESLAEGAAAENSSESPETADEPMEQD
- the LOC121545628 gene encoding serine/threonine-protein phosphatase 4 regulatory subunit 2-A-like isoform X1 is translated as MLLLLAKEASGRFFLFPVAVVGGIGCHRLVDVTTMEIDTLLEAFTDFEKKGKKDACPALDQLLSHVAKTGETMISWSQFKSYFLFKLEKVMDDFRTSTPDQRGPANPNVEYIPFEEMKERILKIVDGYNGIPFTIQRLCELLTEPKRNYTGTDKFLRGVEKNVMVVSCVYPTSEKNGATSVNRMNGVMFPGNTSIYSRRNINGPGTPRPLNRPKLLLSTSLATNGLPDSTDDKEPLTEQEEEHVVSDSSVSESDATKTSLMKTKHPEEDATEAEIHSVKRLKFEKDMDEDEMSGPAPAQSSADMPESSTDIVEEEKDKSADMLTTDDHEPSSTQTEEPFDEEETAETSEREAESGPTNSLKSDSTMDQSEEQLDQSGKDLSLEEQGEGDCSDPVSSSSSNGEGAPSEEPVPSASPSSKAESLAEGAAAENSSESPETADEPMEQD
- the LOC121545628 gene encoding serine/threonine-protein phosphatase 4 regulatory subunit 2-A-like isoform X3: MPVLPWINFCLMSPKREKRWNEVAVFAGGRESDFIGPQLTAQSFHSEISWSQFKSYFLFKLEKVMDDFRTSTPDQRGPANPNVEYIPFEEMKERILKIVDGYNGIPFTIQRLCELLTEPKRNYTGTDKFLRGVEKNVMVVSCVYPTSEKNGATSVNRMNGVMFPGNTSIYSRRNINGPGTPRPLNRPKLLLSTSLATNGLPDSTDDKEPLTEQEEEHVVSDSSVSESDATKTSLMKTKHPEEDATEAEIHSVKRLKFEKDMDEDEMSGPAPAQSSADMPESSTDIVEEEKDKSADMLTTDDHEPSSTQTEEPFDEEETAETSEREAESGPTNSLKSDSTMDQSEEQLDQSGKDLSLEEQGEGDCSDPVSSSSSNGEGAPSEEPVPSASPSSKAESLAEGAAAENSSESPETADEPMEQD